A genomic region of Barnesiella viscericola DSM 18177 contains the following coding sequences:
- a CDS encoding RNA polymerase sigma-70 factor, with protein MTSITEDNDFSNIFRTSKNGFIQFAYSYLGNMQDAEDVVMESYIQYWENKDKETFQATNIKGYIFTIIRNKCIDVLEERKHLLQKNEELYNHMIGEIELNISSLKGCDPSELFTSEIEKIVHSTIETLPNRTREIFYERYLEQKPYKTIAENFGITIKGVEFHISKSLNILRKSLKDYL; from the coding sequence ATGACATCGATTACAGAAGATAATGACTTTTCCAACATTTTTAGGACGTCTAAAAATGGATTTATCCAATTTGCATACTCCTACCTGGGGAACATGCAAGACGCCGAAGATGTAGTGATGGAGTCGTATATCCAATATTGGGAAAACAAAGACAAGGAGACCTTCCAAGCCACCAATATAAAAGGGTATATTTTCACCATCATCAGGAACAAATGTATCGATGTTCTGGAAGAGCGAAAACACCTGTTACAAAAGAATGAAGAGCTGTACAACCACATGATCGGTGAAATCGAGCTCAACATCTCTTCGCTGAAAGGCTGTGACCCCTCGGAACTTTTCACCAGCGAAATCGAAAAAATTGTACACAGTACCATCGAAACCTTGCCCAATCGCACACGAGAAATATTTTACGAGCGATACCTCGAACAGAAACCCTACAAAACAATTGCCGAAAATTTCGGCATCACGATTAAAGGCGTAGAGTTTCACATTTCAAAAAGCCTGAATATCTTACGAAAAAGCCTCAAAGACTATCTATAA
- a CDS encoding RNA polymerase sigma factor encodes MNDLFNRTDEELVALYAEGNNEAFDVLLKRHQARTFNYIFYIVKDKELANDIFQETFVKAIMTIKQGRYTENGKFPAWISRIAHNLIIDFFRQEKADNYIISDNENMDIFNRKELSEGTVEDALVHSQIEADIRKLIKALPHSQREVLVMRYYKNMSFKEIADRTQVSINTALGRMRYAILNLRKMAEENNIVLTF; translated from the coding sequence ATGAACGATTTATTCAATCGCACCGACGAAGAGTTGGTTGCATTGTATGCCGAAGGTAATAATGAAGCTTTTGATGTATTGCTCAAACGTCATCAGGCTCGTACTTTCAACTACATTTTTTATATTGTCAAAGACAAGGAATTGGCCAACGACATCTTTCAGGAAACCTTTGTCAAAGCCATTATGACCATCAAGCAGGGTCGCTATACCGAGAACGGCAAGTTCCCGGCCTGGATTTCGCGCATTGCCCACAACCTGATTATAGACTTTTTCAGACAGGAAAAGGCCGACAACTACATTATCTCGGACAACGAAAATATGGACATTTTCAATCGCAAGGAGTTGAGCGAAGGGACTGTCGAAGATGCTCTTGTACATAGCCAAATAGAGGCCGACATTCGCAAACTTATCAAAGCCCTGCCCCACTCCCAACGAGAGGTACTTGTCATGCGTTATTACAAAAACATGAGTTTCAAAGAGATTGCCGACCGCACCCAGGTGAGCATCAACACCGCCTTGGGGCGCATGCGTTATGCCATTCTCAACTTGCGGAAGATGGCCGAGGAAAACAATATCGTACTGACATTTTAA
- a CDS encoding SusD/RagB family nutrient-binding outer membrane lipoprotein, whose translation MKRTIYSSVFALAAAVTMVGCGDPLLDDLNSNIEVGSGDLAVAATYDQAAGMFLTAQQKMHDVGAANGAHVYQVQFNIHIDNYSGYLAGTQNFSGNLPSTYRYFAQYCDGPKASFFLVAQAALPVMRSAAQLNLKEIGAMCNIMYCFSALELSDVYGPFPWTDYKNDKQEPPVTYEPMDQIYDSLFVNLKDAGQILKDFSSTSQEHQDSINEILTKYDKICGSVDTWRQFSNSIRLRMAVRMSNVDPDRAKTEAEAAISDGLISKNIEYNTMVVSGNSHPLQFIANNWNDTRLNASLENIMKRLKVPYMDLIFTKNSGDILDEDGNVTMAANSEIVGVRTGIQLTPRDDNNQYVKYSSVTTNYANYPLAIFKLSERHFLEAEANLRWGIGTNYLMAYTFGIQAMLKEYSIETGGTEFSNYYTQTTADTSIDYVDPHNERNNLKGLVTIGVMLGNEDKKTILEKIITQKWLAQFPMGLEAWNDLRRTGYPRIFPTNDLGDGSLGNGFMIRRIPWNMTDASAAADVNTTGVPALGGPNLMATPLWWDVIDPAGLGDNRRWETGGE comes from the coding sequence ATGAAAAGAACAATATATTCATCAGTATTTGCGTTAGCCGCAGCCGTTACGATGGTAGGATGCGGCGACCCCCTGCTCGATGACCTCAACTCGAATATCGAGGTGGGCTCGGGCGATCTCGCCGTAGCCGCGACTTATGACCAGGCAGCCGGTATGTTCCTCACCGCCCAACAAAAGATGCACGATGTAGGAGCCGCTAACGGAGCGCACGTGTATCAGGTGCAGTTCAACATTCACATCGACAACTACTCGGGCTATCTGGCCGGTACCCAGAATTTCAGCGGTAACCTGCCTTCGACCTACCGCTACTTTGCCCAATATTGCGACGGTCCCAAAGCCAGTTTCTTCCTGGTAGCCCAAGCCGCTCTGCCCGTGATGCGGTCGGCAGCTCAGCTCAATCTGAAAGAGATTGGTGCCATGTGTAACATCATGTACTGCTTCTCGGCCCTCGAACTCTCGGACGTCTACGGCCCCTTCCCCTGGACCGACTACAAGAATGACAAACAGGAACCGCCCGTTACCTACGAGCCTATGGACCAAATCTACGACTCCCTCTTTGTCAACCTCAAAGATGCCGGTCAGATTCTGAAAGACTTCTCCTCAACCTCACAAGAGCATCAGGATTCCATTAACGAGATTTTGACCAAATATGACAAAATCTGCGGTAGTGTAGATACGTGGCGCCAATTCTCCAATTCCATTCGCCTGCGTATGGCAGTCCGCATGAGTAATGTAGATCCCGACCGGGCCAAAACCGAAGCCGAAGCCGCCATCAGTGATGGATTGATTTCCAAGAATATCGAATACAATACGATGGTAGTTTCGGGTAACAGTCACCCCTTGCAGTTCATTGCCAACAACTGGAACGATACCCGGTTGAACGCTTCGCTCGAAAACATCATGAAGCGACTCAAAGTACCCTACATGGATCTGATCTTCACCAAAAACAGCGGTGATATCTTAGATGAAGATGGAAATGTAACCATGGCGGCCAACTCGGAGATTGTCGGTGTGCGTACCGGAATACAACTTACACCCCGCGACGACAACAACCAATATGTAAAATATTCGAGTGTAACGACGAATTACGCCAACTACCCATTGGCCATCTTCAAACTCTCGGAACGTCATTTCCTGGAAGCCGAGGCCAATCTCCGCTGGGGTATCGGGACCAACTACCTGATGGCCTACACCTTCGGCATTCAAGCCATGCTTAAAGAGTACAGCATCGAAACCGGAGGTACCGAATTCAGTAACTATTACACCCAAACCACAGCCGATACTTCGATCGATTATGTCGATCCGCACAACGAGCGCAACAACCTCAAAGGTTTGGTCACCATCGGTGTAATGCTCGGCAACGAGGATAAGAAGACCATACTCGAAAAGATTATTACTCAAAAGTGGCTGGCACAGTTCCCCATGGGCCTCGAAGCCTGGAACGACCTGCGTCGTACCGGTTATCCCCGAATCTTCCCCACCAACGACTTGGGTGACGGTTCGCTGGGCAACGGCTTCATGATTCGCCGTATTCCCTGGAACATGACCGACGCCTCAGCAGCTGCCGATGTAAACACTACCGGTGTTCCTGCATTGGGAGGCCCCAACCTGATGGCAACCCCGTTGTGGTGGGACGTAATTGACCCTGCCGGACTGGGTGACAACCGTCGTTGGGAAACCGGAGGCGAATAA
- a CDS encoding SusC/RagA family TonB-linked outer membrane protein — MAFALVYTFEASADAYSRISLSEVNTPVEDVLKKIEKEAKCLFVINTQVDTQRKVNLNVKNKTVSEILDIMFKGTDVSYSIQNPNIMLSRRTAAQGQPKSSSNSSSTAQANSSRIVTGKVTDASGEALIGLTVKVAGTSAATATDIDGNYSIKVPAGGSELEFSYIGYQTVKHPIGGKDKIDIVMRDNTKLLDEVVVTAMGIARKEETLSYSTQTVGGDELTRAKEANLINSLQGKSAGLVITPNSGGAGGASKILLRGNASMLGNNSPLIVIDGVPMQNSVNGQMDMDGGGATMMADGSKESSDALSQLNPDDIESITVLKGANSAALYGSAASNGVLMITTKKGKEGQLRIDVSSSTTFETPLVLPKLQNAYGAQMSGSVDNGFSMNSNSWGQRMNTLGDEYYDTANSPYHLTRNAYNIRDFYQLGTNFNNSISLSGGTKVVQTYFSYGNTTANGIVETNKFERHNISLRQSFSFFKDKLKFDISANYINQRTKNRPTGGTFFNPIYQLYTSPRNLDMNWYRKNYYDTNATWTSNPYSYIVSQTGSDGLPISVIQSGKTSTLSDPNYGKQVWYSDNINLNNPWWLLNRMTSEEVINRTFGSITANWQIIPELNLQARIKYDYNERNDENRQYATTWGNAEMIDRGRLILDHTKSQDFYGDFMLSYNKQIQDFTIGVNAGGSMMNSSYDQWMITPIAKSGAPNTEDLSCNQFVLSDIYISSSDNYGGLTTKNWERAIFATAQVTWQDKVTVEGSYRDDWYRAFTQFKDMDPHFAYYSAGASAQMNKLLTLPDQINELKLRASYSEVGNSIPNNLFLASASRNPATGAYISSAIINFKNPKPETTQSFEAGFDVSLLDRSISLQATYYNAIMKNQFMKYQGAAGKEIYINGGKVRNQGVELTASYIFAPNNDFSWITTFNYAFNDNKILTVARKQNGQKYIHEIDLGNLSGLKIKFEEGGSYGDLYAVGFMKRDPNTGEIITDPSKDGDVIVDPQTGAPFKLNGQANEYLGNMNAKHTLGWANTFNYKDFSFYFLIDGKVGGKVISFTEAYLDYFGTSQRTAEARDYALANDLYWTSSDGAVTKPGMYIPGTKQVVPVDQYYQTIGGGSPVGRNYVYDATNFRLREISLAYTFRNLFGPSKNLTVSANARNLFFLYLDAPIDPDTSLSTQNALGNVDIFSMPTTRSFGISLKASF; from the coding sequence ATGGCTTTCGCACTGGTTTACACATTTGAAGCCAGTGCCGATGCGTATTCACGCATATCTCTATCCGAGGTCAACACTCCGGTAGAAGATGTCTTGAAAAAAATCGAGAAAGAAGCGAAGTGCCTGTTTGTCATCAATACACAGGTCGACACGCAACGAAAAGTAAACCTAAACGTAAAGAACAAAACGGTGAGCGAGATTCTCGACATCATGTTCAAAGGGACCGACGTATCCTACTCGATACAAAATCCCAACATCATGTTGTCGAGAAGAACGGCTGCCCAGGGACAACCCAAAAGCAGTTCGAACAGTAGCTCTACGGCTCAGGCCAACAGCTCTCGCATCGTAACCGGTAAGGTAACCGACGCTTCGGGTGAAGCACTCATCGGCCTTACAGTAAAAGTAGCCGGCACAAGTGCCGCTACCGCGACCGACATTGACGGAAACTACTCCATTAAGGTTCCCGCAGGCGGCAGCGAACTGGAATTCTCCTATATCGGCTACCAAACCGTCAAACACCCCATCGGCGGGAAGGACAAAATCGACATCGTAATGAGAGACAACACCAAACTGCTCGACGAGGTTGTCGTTACCGCCATGGGTATCGCCCGCAAGGAAGAGACCCTCTCCTACTCCACACAAACCGTGGGTGGCGACGAACTGACCCGTGCCAAAGAGGCCAACCTCATCAACTCGCTGCAAGGCAAGAGCGCCGGTCTGGTCATCACACCTAACTCGGGTGGTGCCGGTGGTGCCTCGAAAATCCTGTTGCGTGGTAACGCCTCCATGCTGGGTAACAACTCGCCGCTGATTGTAATAGACGGTGTGCCCATGCAGAACAGCGTAAACGGACAGATGGATATGGACGGTGGTGGCGCCACGATGATGGCCGACGGTTCCAAAGAGTCCAGCGACGCCCTCTCGCAACTCAACCCCGATGACATCGAATCGATCACGGTACTGAAAGGTGCCAACTCGGCTGCCCTGTACGGTAGCGCCGCTTCGAACGGTGTACTGATGATTACCACCAAGAAAGGTAAAGAGGGTCAGTTGCGCATCGATGTATCGAGCAGCACCACCTTCGAGACCCCGCTCGTATTGCCCAAATTGCAGAATGCATATGGTGCACAGATGTCGGGCTCGGTAGATAACGGCTTCTCGATGAACTCCAACAGCTGGGGTCAACGCATGAACACCCTGGGCGACGAGTACTACGACACGGCCAACTCGCCCTACCACCTGACCCGTAATGCCTACAATATCCGTGACTTCTACCAACTGGGTACCAATTTCAACAACTCCATCTCGTTGAGTGGTGGTACAAAAGTGGTTCAGACCTATTTCTCCTACGGAAATACGACGGCCAACGGTATTGTCGAGACCAACAAGTTCGAGCGTCACAACATCTCCTTGCGTCAGAGCTTCTCGTTCTTCAAGGACAAACTCAAATTCGACATCTCGGCCAACTACATCAACCAGAGGACCAAGAACCGTCCTACCGGTGGTACCTTCTTCAACCCCATCTACCAGCTCTACACCTCGCCGCGTAACCTCGACATGAACTGGTATCGCAAGAACTACTACGACACCAACGCAACGTGGACCTCAAACCCGTACAGCTACATCGTATCGCAAACGGGATCCGACGGTCTGCCCATCTCGGTCATTCAATCGGGTAAGACCTCGACCCTCTCCGACCCCAACTACGGTAAGCAAGTATGGTACTCCGACAACATCAACCTCAACAACCCATGGTGGTTGCTCAACCGCATGACCAGCGAAGAGGTTATCAACCGTACCTTCGGCAGCATCACCGCCAACTGGCAGATTATTCCCGAACTCAACCTGCAAGCCCGTATCAAATACGACTACAACGAGCGTAACGACGAGAACCGTCAATACGCCACCACGTGGGGTAACGCCGAAATGATTGACCGCGGTCGTCTCATTCTCGACCACACCAAATCGCAAGACTTCTATGGCGATTTCATGTTGAGCTACAACAAGCAGATACAAGACTTCACGATCGGTGTCAACGCCGGTGGTAGCATGATGAACTCGTCGTACGACCAATGGATGATTACTCCTATCGCCAAATCGGGTGCCCCCAATACCGAGGACCTCTCGTGCAACCAGTTCGTCCTCTCCGACATCTACATCAGCAGCAGCGACAACTACGGGGGCCTCACCACCAAGAACTGGGAGCGTGCCATCTTTGCCACCGCACAGGTAACCTGGCAAGACAAGGTAACCGTCGAGGGTAGCTACCGCGACGACTGGTACCGCGCCTTCACGCAGTTCAAAGACATGGATCCCCACTTTGCCTACTACTCGGCAGGTGCTTCGGCCCAGATGAACAAATTGCTTACCTTGCCCGACCAGATCAACGAATTGAAACTCCGTGCCTCTTACTCCGAGGTAGGTAACTCGATTCCCAACAACCTCTTCCTGGCATCGGCTTCCCGTAATCCGGCTACCGGAGCCTACATCAGCAGCGCCATCATCAACTTCAAGAACCCCAAACCCGAGACGACCCAGTCGTTCGAGGCCGGATTCGACGTCAGCCTGCTCGACCGTTCCATCTCCCTGCAAGCCACCTACTACAACGCCATCATGAAAAACCAGTTCATGAAATACCAGGGCGCTGCCGGTAAAGAGATCTACATCAACGGTGGTAAGGTGCGCAACCAGGGTGTCGAACTGACCGCGTCGTACATCTTTGCTCCCAACAACGATTTCAGCTGGATCACCACCTTCAACTACGCCTTCAACGACAACAAGATTCTTACCGTAGCCCGCAAACAGAACGGTCAAAAATATATCCACGAGATTGACCTGGGTAACCTCAGCGGTTTGAAGATCAAGTTTGAAGAGGGAGGCTCCTATGGTGACCTTTATGCCGTAGGATTCATGAAGCGTGATCCCAATACGGGCGAAATCATCACCGACCCCAGTAAAGATGGCGACGTCATAGTCGATCCGCAGACCGGTGCTCCCTTCAAGCTCAACGGCCAGGCCAACGAATACCTGGGTAACATGAATGCCAAGCACACGCTCGGTTGGGCCAACACCTTTAACTACAAGGATTTCTCGTTCTACTTCCTCATCGACGGTAAAGTAGGCGGTAAGGTTATCTCCTTCACCGAGGCTTATCTCGACTACTTCGGTACCTCGCAACGCACGGCCGAGGCTCGTGACTATGCCCTGGCCAACGACCTCTATTGGACTTCGTCCGACGGAGCCGTAACCAAGCCGGGTATGTACATTCCCGGGACCAAACAAGTGGTTCCCGTAGATCAATACTACCAGACTATCGGTGGCGGATCGCCCGTAGGTCGCAACTATGTATACGATGCCACGAACTTCCGCCTGCGCGAAATCTCGCTGGCCTATACCTTCCGCAACCTCTTCGGCCCGAGCAAGAACCTCACGGTTTCGGCCAACGCCCGTAACCTCTTCTTCCTGTACCTCGACGCCCCCATCGACCCCGATACCTCATTGAGTACGCAAAACGCTCTGGGCAATGTCGATATCTTCAGCATGCCTACCACCCGCTCGTTCGGCATCTCACTTAAAGCATCATTCTAA
- a CDS encoding FecR family protein: MKKETLYRYFGNCASEDECREVITWAQSSPDHLKEFCHERNIYNAIILSAGNIEHTQYDFRRHYRIQLLRIAAVVVLLLAVAFGSFYFTVGDRIVPLYSLTVPAGNSNTLLLPDGTKVWLNAESTIKYPSSFMGLQRSIEIDGEAYLEVAHNRWRPFIVNTPNGKIKVLGTKFYVSSNNEEKDFMVSLIEGSVKISAGDKNATLKPGYRAQFKDGEFTQSVIRSLETELWKDGIYYFKDKSFDELMEGFEKCFGVKIEIDKEIKSSERYTGKFYRYNGIQHALQALQHDFNFDFKWNKEYNTILISSKK; the protein is encoded by the coding sequence ATGAAAAAAGAGACATTATATAGGTATTTCGGTAACTGTGCCTCGGAAGATGAGTGCAGAGAGGTTATTACATGGGCTCAATCATCGCCCGACCATCTAAAAGAGTTTTGTCACGAGCGCAACATATATAACGCTATTATATTATCGGCAGGCAACATAGAGCACACACAGTACGATTTCCGACGCCATTACCGCATACAACTACTTCGCATTGCCGCAGTAGTTGTGCTGTTATTGGCTGTCGCATTCGGGAGTTTCTATTTTACGGTAGGCGACCGCATCGTTCCTCTCTATTCGCTCACTGTGCCTGCAGGCAACAGCAACACCTTGCTCCTCCCCGACGGTACCAAGGTATGGCTCAATGCCGAATCCACGATAAAATATCCCTCATCGTTCATGGGGTTGCAACGCAGTATTGAAATTGATGGCGAAGCCTATCTCGAAGTCGCCCACAACCGCTGGCGTCCCTTTATTGTCAACACGCCCAACGGAAAAATCAAGGTCTTGGGAACAAAATTCTATGTCAGCTCGAACAACGAAGAGAAGGATTTCATGGTCTCGTTAATCGAAGGTTCTGTAAAAATTTCGGCCGGGGACAAAAACGCCACACTCAAACCGGGATACCGGGCCCAATTCAAAGATGGAGAATTTACGCAATCGGTAATCCGTTCGCTCGAAACCGAGTTGTGGAAAGACGGCATCTACTATTTCAAGGACAAGTCGTTCGACGAGTTGATGGAGGGTTTTGAAAAATGTTTCGGTGTAAAAATCGAAATTGATAAAGAGATAAAAAGCAGCGAACGGTACACCGGGAAATTCTACCGCTATAACGGAATCCAACATGCCCTGCAAGCACTCCAACACGATTTCAACTTTGACTTCAAGTGGAACAAGGAATACAACACCATTTTAATAAGTTCAAAAAAATAA